From a single Rhodococcus jostii RHA1 genomic region:
- a CDS encoding RGCVC family protein, whose protein sequence is MASNATNVSSLERALESTPYCTACPHSPDSHDALGIRFCAATSDRNLGRKCICAGEPATGQHYSRY, encoded by the coding sequence ATGGCGTCGAACGCGACCAATGTGTCGAGCCTTGAACGGGCACTGGAATCAACGCCGTACTGCACGGCATGTCCGCACAGCCCGGATTCCCACGATGCGCTCGGTATTCGGTTTTGCGCCGCGACCTCGGACCGAAACCTCGGCCGAAAGTGCATCTGCGCTGGCGAACCGGCGACTGGACAGCACTACTCCCGGTACTGA
- a CDS encoding MarR family winged helix-turn-helix transcriptional regulator — translation MTAEEHVESEPLTKRDFEALARFRFGIRRYVRFSEDTVRDHGLTPQHYQLLLALKGFPGREWATMRELADRLQLRHHSVVELVDRAQKQGLVERAPHPSDARAVRVELTEHGQLILARLSAMHRDELLRLGPALELPIWDDPPQDR, via the coding sequence GTGACTGCAGAGGAGCACGTGGAGTCGGAGCCGTTGACGAAGCGGGATTTCGAGGCACTGGCACGTTTCCGCTTCGGTATCCGCCGCTATGTGCGCTTCAGTGAGGATACGGTCCGTGACCATGGCCTCACCCCGCAGCACTACCAGCTGCTGCTCGCACTCAAGGGATTTCCCGGCCGCGAATGGGCCACCATGCGAGAGTTGGCCGACCGCCTGCAGCTGCGTCATCACAGCGTGGTGGAGCTGGTCGACCGAGCGCAGAAGCAGGGTCTCGTGGAGCGCGCGCCGCACCCGTCCGACGCGCGAGCGGTACGGGTGGAGTTGACCGAGCACGGGCAGCTGATCCTGGCACGTCTGAGTGCGATGCACCGCGACGAACTGCTGCGCCTCGGACCCGCCCTCGAGTTACCCATCTGGGACGACCCTCCCCAGGATCGGTGA
- a CDS encoding FMN-binding glutamate synthase family protein, translating to MIRWLVIAGAWVLGSASLLLVFFVSAWWLLGTVIVAAIAMVGAWDLLQRRHSVLRNYPVIGHARFMLERIRPEIQQYFIERSTDGTPFDRDTRTTVYERAKGTKDVEPFGTERDVTATGYEFVTHSLRAHPASDDTPHVRIGGPQCTMGYDIALYNVSAMSFGALSGNAIEALNGGAARGGFAHDTGEGGISPYHLAQVGDLIWEIGSGYFGCRDADGHFDPGEFAAKAALPQVKCISIKLSQGAKPGLGGVLPAAKVSPEIARTRGVPVGQSVISPPSHSAFCTPLELIDFITTLRALSGGKPIGFKLCVGSRTEFLAICKAMIETGITPDFIIVDGSEGGTGAAPLEFEDHVGMPLTEGLMLVHNALVGTGLRDRIKIGASGKVANGIDIIKRLIQGADFTLAARAMMFAVGCIQAQRCHTNRCPVGVTTQDARRARALNVPDKTTRVYNLQRSTVASAQQILASMGLDDFCDLDPSMLHRRIQGHRTMTYADLHEWLQPGDLLTEDPPTSWLRDWTNADSSRF from the coding sequence ATGATCCGGTGGCTGGTCATCGCGGGCGCCTGGGTGTTGGGGTCGGCGTCGCTGCTGCTGGTCTTCTTCGTCTCGGCGTGGTGGCTGCTCGGCACGGTGATCGTGGCGGCGATCGCCATGGTCGGCGCCTGGGATCTGCTGCAGCGTAGGCACAGTGTGCTGCGGAACTATCCGGTGATCGGCCACGCCCGGTTCATGCTCGAGAGGATACGCCCCGAAATCCAACAATACTTCATCGAACGATCCACGGACGGAACACCGTTCGACCGCGACACCCGCACCACGGTGTACGAACGCGCCAAGGGCACCAAGGACGTGGAACCGTTCGGAACCGAACGGGACGTCACCGCCACCGGATACGAGTTCGTCACCCACTCGTTGCGCGCGCATCCGGCCTCCGATGACACACCACATGTTCGGATCGGCGGTCCACAGTGCACCATGGGGTACGACATCGCCTTGTACAACGTCTCGGCGATGAGCTTCGGCGCCCTGTCGGGCAACGCCATCGAGGCGCTCAACGGGGGCGCGGCACGCGGCGGGTTCGCCCACGACACCGGCGAGGGCGGTATCAGTCCTTACCACCTCGCGCAGGTCGGCGACCTGATCTGGGAGATCGGTTCCGGCTACTTCGGCTGCCGCGACGCCGACGGGCACTTCGATCCCGGCGAGTTCGCCGCCAAGGCCGCCCTTCCGCAGGTCAAATGCATCTCCATCAAGCTCTCCCAGGGGGCGAAACCAGGGCTCGGCGGCGTACTGCCCGCCGCGAAAGTCAGCCCCGAGATCGCCCGAACCCGGGGGGTGCCGGTCGGGCAGAGCGTGATCTCGCCGCCCTCCCACAGCGCGTTCTGCACACCGCTCGAGCTCATCGACTTCATCACCACACTTCGTGCACTGTCCGGCGGAAAGCCGATCGGCTTCAAACTGTGCGTCGGTTCCCGCACGGAATTCCTCGCCATCTGCAAGGCCATGATCGAGACCGGCATTACCCCGGACTTCATCATCGTCGACGGATCTGAGGGCGGAACCGGGGCTGCCCCACTCGAATTCGAGGACCACGTCGGGATGCCGCTCACCGAAGGTCTGATGCTGGTGCACAACGCGTTGGTGGGCACCGGGCTGCGGGACCGGATCAAGATCGGCGCCTCGGGCAAGGTCGCCAACGGAATCGACATCATCAAACGCCTGATCCAGGGAGCGGACTTCACCCTCGCTGCCCGCGCGATGATGTTCGCGGTCGGCTGCATCCAGGCCCAACGCTGCCACACCAACCGGTGCCCCGTCGGTGTCACTACCCAGGACGCCCGCCGGGCCCGCGCACTGAATGTTCCGGACAAGACCACCCGGGTGTACAACCTCCAGAGATCCACCGTCGCGAGCGCCCAACAAATCCTGGCATCGATGGGGCTGGACGACTTCTGCGACCTCGATCCGTCGATGCTCCACCGGCGCATTCAGGGGCACCGCACGATGACCTACGCGGACCTACACGAGTGGCTGCAGCCCGGCGACCTGCTCACAGAGGACCCCCCGACGAGTTGGCTCCGCGACTGGACGAACGCCGACTCGTCTAGGTTTTGA